In Oscillatoria salina IIICB1, the sequence ATTCCCATTGTTACTAATCCTGATGTAGAATTCATTGTCGGACACAAACGCTATCACTTCGCCGAAGGATACGCTTACGAAGTCAACAACAAAGACATTCACGGTGGTGTCAACGCGGGAGACAGCGATCGCATTCACCTCATCTTTGAATACTACGAGAAATAACTCTCCTTGTAAATTCCCTCCTTAAAAAAGGAAGTTAGGGGGGAATTTCCCAATAGCTTGCAAATTCCCCCATTTTTAAGCCACAGATATTTCATTCTAGGAAATTTATCTTCACCATTGAGTCTTGAATTAACTCATTTTTTGCGCCTTGGCGTGAGAAAAAATAATTTCCTAAATCTTCAACTAACTAAACAGCCAACAAATTATCAAAAAATCATGCTCATTTCCTACCAACATAAATTTATTTTTTTCCACGTCACCAAAGCCGCCGGAACCAGCGTTAAAAAAGCCCTAAAACCTTATTCCCAAGAACCAGAAAAATTCAAAATTCCTCGACCAGCCCCAACAATTAATAACCAACCCAACCCCTTTTACGAAATGTGGTCATCAGCACTTTGGCACGCGAAAGCTAGAGATGCTAAAAAAGAATTATCAGCAGAATTATACAACAAATTTTATAAATTTGCCTTTGTGAGAAATCCTTGGGATTGGCAAGTCTCCTACTATCACTTTATCCTCAAAGAAACAACCCACATCCGACACGAACTTGTCAAATCAATGTCAGGATTTGAAGAATATCTCGAATGGGTAATCGCCACCAAAAATCCCTTCCCCAAAGGAGCCACCAAGTTGCAAAAAGATATTATCACCGACTACAATGGAAACATCATTGTCGATTTTGTCGGGAGATATGAAACCTTAGCCGCAGATTTTAACTATGTT encodes:
- a CDS encoding sulfotransferase family 2 domain-containing protein, coding for MLISYQHKFIFFHVTKAAGTSVKKALKPYSQEPEKFKIPRPAPTINNQPNPFYEMWSSALWHAKARDAKKELSAELYNKFYKFAFVRNPWDWQVSYYHFILKETTHIRHELVKSMSGFEEYLEWVIATKNPFPKGATKLQKDIITDYNGNIIVDFVGRYETLAADFNYVCQLLNLDVSLPHLNKSTHRDYKSYYTEKTKQLVAEHFQADIDLFGYTFDGYHSEKIQLKLPELISA